Proteins encoded together in one Orrella marina window:
- a CDS encoding phosphoribosylaminoimidazolesuccinocarboxamide synthase, with amino-acid sequence MYAVGEDKLLIVATDRISAFDVILDDPIPGKGEVLTSLTLFWLDKLADVVPNHKTGIQPEDVVSESERDQVRGRSMVVKRLKPVMVEAVARGYLIGSGWADYQASGSVCGITLPAGLEQASQLPEPIFTPAAKAAVGEHDENVDFNYVVREVGADLADEIRTTTLRLYEYAAQFASSRGILIADTKFEFGLDDHGVLHLMDEVLTPDSSRFWPADSWQPGISPPSYDKQFVRDWLLTQPWDKTAPAPRLPAEVIERTASKYREALDKLTA; translated from the coding sequence ATGTACGCAGTCGGTGAAGACAAGCTGCTGATTGTCGCGACCGACAGGATCTCCGCATTTGACGTGATCCTGGATGATCCGATCCCGGGCAAAGGTGAAGTCTTGACCAGTCTGACACTGTTCTGGCTTGACAAGCTTGCCGATGTCGTACCGAATCACAAGACCGGCATTCAGCCCGAAGATGTGGTCAGTGAGTCAGAGCGGGATCAGGTTCGAGGGCGCTCGATGGTAGTCAAACGACTGAAACCTGTCATGGTGGAAGCGGTCGCACGAGGCTACCTGATCGGTTCCGGTTGGGCAGACTACCAGGCAAGCGGGTCCGTTTGCGGCATCACCTTGCCGGCGGGGCTTGAACAGGCCAGTCAGCTACCAGAACCTATTTTTACTCCCGCGGCCAAGGCAGCGGTTGGTGAACACGACGAAAACGTAGATTTTAATTACGTCGTGCGAGAGGTAGGGGCTGATCTGGCCGATGAGATTCGCACCACCACCTTGCGTCTCTATGAGTATGCAGCCCAGTTTGCCAGCAGTCGCGGTATTCTGATCGCAGACACCAAGTTTGAGTTTGGGCTCGATGACCACGGAGTACTTCATCTCATGGACGAGGTTCTCACGCCGGATTCGTCTCGTTTCTGGCCTGCCGATAGCTGGCAGCCCGGAATCAGTCCACCTTCGTATGACAAGCAGTTTGTGCGTGACTGGCTGCTGACCCAGCCTTGGGACAAGACTGCACCTGCGCCGCGTTTGCCTGCTGAGGTGATCGAGCGTACCGCGTCGAAATACCGCGAAGCACTTGATAAGTTGACCGCATGA
- the fba gene encoding class II fructose-bisphosphate aldolase (catalyzes the reversible aldol condensation of dihydroxyacetonephosphate and glyceraldehyde 3-phosphate in the Calvin cycle, glycolysis, and/or gluconeogenesis), with the protein MPLVSMRQLLDHAAENSYGIPAFNVNNLEQVQAIMEAADQTNSPVIMQASAGARKYAGEGFLKYLIQAAVESYPHIPVVMHQDHGQSPKVCQGAIDLGFSSVMMDGSLMEDGKTIADYDYNVEVTRKVVDMAHKLGVTVEGELGCLGSLETMQGDKEDGHGADGKLTMDQLLTDPEQAADFVRRTQLDALAIAIGTSHGAYKFSRKPTGDILSISRIKEINARLPNTHLVMHGSSSVPQELLAEIREFGGDMKETYGVPVEEIQEAIKFGVRKINIDTDIRLAMTAAIRRFFVENPGKFDPREYLKPAREAAKGICVARYEQFGTAGNASKIKARALSDMAADYTAGKLAQVVN; encoded by the coding sequence ATGCCTCTCGTTTCCATGCGCCAGCTTCTCGATCATGCCGCCGAAAACAGCTACGGCATTCCGGCGTTCAACGTCAACAACCTCGAGCAGGTTCAGGCCATCATGGAGGCGGCTGACCAGACCAACAGTCCTGTGATCATGCAGGCATCGGCTGGTGCCCGCAAGTACGCAGGAGAAGGGTTTTTGAAATACCTGATCCAGGCCGCTGTTGAGTCTTACCCGCACATTCCTGTGGTGATGCACCAGGACCACGGCCAGTCTCCCAAAGTCTGTCAAGGTGCGATCGATCTGGGTTTCTCCAGCGTGATGATGGATGGTTCCCTGATGGAGGATGGAAAGACCATCGCTGACTATGACTACAACGTCGAAGTAACTCGTAAAGTGGTCGACATGGCACACAAGCTTGGCGTGACGGTCGAAGGTGAACTCGGATGTCTTGGCTCGCTTGAGACTATGCAAGGCGACAAGGAAGACGGTCACGGAGCTGATGGCAAGCTTACAATGGATCAGTTGCTGACAGACCCTGAGCAGGCGGCCGACTTTGTTCGCCGCACACAGCTTGACGCACTGGCTATCGCAATCGGAACCAGCCATGGCGCCTACAAATTCAGTCGCAAGCCGACCGGTGACATTCTGTCGATTTCCCGTATCAAGGAAATCAACGCTCGTCTGCCTAACACGCACCTGGTTATGCACGGTAGTTCCAGCGTACCGCAGGAGTTGCTTGCGGAGATCCGCGAGTTCGGTGGCGACATGAAGGAAACCTATGGCGTGCCAGTCGAAGAGATACAGGAGGCCATCAAGTTTGGCGTTCGCAAGATCAACATCGATACGGATATTCGTCTGGCCATGACCGCCGCAATCCGTCGTTTCTTTGTCGAGAATCCTGGCAAGTTTGATCCGCGTGAATATCTCAAGCCTGCGCGTGAGGCGGCCAAAGGCATTTGTGTGGCCCGCTACGAGCAGTTTGGAACTGCTGGCAACGCCAGCAAGATCAAGGCCCGTGCGCTTTCGGATATGGCAGCTGATTACACAGCAGGCAAGCTTGCTCAGGTGGTCAACTGA
- a CDS encoding methyltransferase has translation MTGRSSNPHSPLPITPVAWEAFAHERAIRWHSSSKWPHPKRLIEISSAIPSDQILRLLQQGTAILWRGDFHEGRQILQSVKRRLSNYMRRAIKLPMPQGFHQLRLARSQQARTLGLILIQIDPDWSLVNRRAPDIRAACEATLGDAAATHACLQTRSLSGEKHDTTDTPPVILPLSDLLGILSAYQWHLKGVEVAALGARIHPRHGVFAPTRQEYLELVAGTALPATCESAIDLGTGTGVIAAILAQKGVPSVLAIESHQPALQCARDNIDRLGLGDRVTVRKGDLLTGAPVVDLIVCNPPWLPGVARNPLEAAIHDPEHRMLRGFLAQAPTHLPPSGQAWLIISDLAELLGLRSRETLLQWISEAGLRVIDRVDTRATHPKAADQKDPLAPWRAREVTSLWRLSLA, from the coding sequence ATGACCGGACGTTCCAGCAACCCACACTCCCCCCTACCCATCACGCCGGTCGCCTGGGAGGCGTTCGCACATGAGCGTGCCATTCGGTGGCACAGCAGCAGCAAGTGGCCGCATCCTAAAAGACTGATCGAGATCTCCTCGGCCATACCATCGGACCAGATTCTGAGACTCCTGCAACAGGGAACAGCCATTCTCTGGCGCGGAGACTTTCACGAGGGACGACAGATTCTTCAATCGGTCAAACGGCGGCTGAGCAACTACATGCGACGTGCGATCAAACTTCCAATGCCGCAAGGGTTTCATCAACTCAGGCTCGCCCGGTCCCAGCAGGCCCGGACACTGGGCCTGATCCTGATTCAGATCGATCCCGACTGGAGTCTCGTGAACCGGCGGGCACCGGACATCCGTGCTGCCTGCGAGGCGACCCTGGGCGATGCAGCAGCAACACACGCCTGCCTCCAGACTCGATCCCTGAGTGGAGAAAAACACGATACCACTGACACACCACCGGTGATCCTCCCACTTTCGGATCTACTAGGCATTCTGAGCGCATATCAGTGGCATCTGAAAGGAGTAGAGGTTGCAGCGCTCGGCGCCCGCATCCACCCACGACACGGCGTGTTTGCCCCGACTCGCCAGGAGTATCTGGAACTCGTTGCCGGGACAGCCCTTCCGGCCACTTGTGAAAGTGCCATTGATCTAGGGACAGGCACGGGTGTCATCGCTGCCATCCTCGCTCAAAAAGGTGTTCCAAGTGTCCTGGCAATTGAGAGCCATCAACCCGCACTTCAGTGTGCCCGCGACAACATCGACCGCCTGGGCCTTGGCGATCGGGTCACCGTACGCAAGGGCGACTTACTGACGGGAGCACCTGTAGTGGACCTCATCGTCTGCAATCCGCCCTGGTTACCCGGTGTGGCACGCAATCCGCTCGAGGCCGCCATTCACGACCCGGAACATCGCATGTTAAGGGGCTTTCTCGCTCAGGCACCGACTCATCTGCCCCCTTCGGGCCAGGCCTGGCTGATCATCTCTGATCTGGCAGAGCTACTAGGACTCAGAAGCCGCGAGACACTCCTGCAATGGATAAGTGAGGCTGGACTAAGGGTGATTGACCGCGTTGACACGCGTGCGACTCACCCCAAAGCAGCAGATCAAAAAGACCCGCTCGCCCCCTGGAGAGCCAGAGAAGTCACTTCACTTTGGCGGCTTTCTTTGGCCTGA
- the mog gene encoding molybdopterin adenylyltransferase yields the protein MATQHTAQAQRPVSVQRPLRVGLISISDRASQGVYADEGVPSLRTWFEKALTSPYEVQERLVADERDVITSTIIELVDILQCDLVITTGGTGPARRDVTPEATLAAATREMPGFGEQMRQISLKFVPTAILSRQVGVLRETDDHAALVLNLPGQPKAIAQTLEGLKDDHGNVVVSGIFAAVPYCIDLIGGPYIETDESVVKPFRPKKAAKVK from the coding sequence ATGGCAACACAGCACACAGCGCAGGCGCAAAGACCAGTCAGCGTGCAGCGGCCCCTGAGGGTTGGTCTCATATCCATCTCGGATCGTGCTTCACAGGGTGTATATGCCGATGAAGGTGTCCCTTCCCTCAGAACGTGGTTCGAGAAGGCGCTGACCAGTCCTTACGAGGTTCAGGAGCGCCTCGTGGCCGATGAGAGGGACGTGATTACCTCTACGATCATCGAGCTGGTTGATATCTTGCAGTGTGATCTTGTTATCACGACTGGAGGAACCGGGCCTGCGCGGCGTGATGTCACGCCGGAGGCGACGCTGGCGGCTGCAACCCGGGAAATGCCGGGTTTTGGCGAACAGATGCGTCAGATCAGTCTGAAGTTTGTCCCGACGGCCATTCTGTCAAGGCAGGTCGGAGTACTTCGGGAAACGGATGATCACGCGGCGCTGGTGCTGAACTTGCCGGGCCAGCCCAAGGCCATCGCGCAGACGCTCGAGGGACTTAAGGACGACCATGGAAATGTGGTCGTATCAGGTATCTTTGCGGCAGTGCCCTACTGTATTGATCTGATTGGCGGACCCTACATCGAAACTGATGAGTCTGTTGTCAAGCCTTTCAGGCCAAAGAAAGCCGCCAAAGTGAAGTGA
- a CDS encoding phosphate acetyltransferase: MNAVEQAQSEHSRVKFEKLIQAAQAIPPQVCAVAHPCDGTSLTAAVEATELGLIKAILVGPRSRIEAVAQESCLDISGLDLIDTPHSHASAHEAVALVRAGRASLLMKGSLHTDELMHEVVQTQTGLRTDRRLSHVFIMDVPTYPEPLFITDAAINIAPDLNCKADIVQNAIDLHLALGLGTPRVAILSAVEQINPKIPTTLEAAALCKMADRGQITGGILDGPLAMDNAISPEAASMKGLKSPVAGHAQILIVPDLEAGNMLAKNLSFLAGALAAGIVLGARVPIILTSRADTRQARLASCAVAAVYAHKRLEQAAATPV; this comes from the coding sequence GTGAACGCTGTCGAGCAAGCCCAGAGTGAGCATAGCCGAGTGAAGTTTGAAAAACTGATCCAGGCTGCGCAGGCAATTCCGCCGCAAGTTTGTGCCGTCGCGCACCCTTGTGACGGGACATCCCTGACCGCTGCGGTAGAAGCCACCGAACTCGGTCTGATCAAGGCGATTCTGGTGGGGCCTCGATCCCGCATTGAGGCCGTTGCACAAGAATCCTGCCTGGACATAAGCGGTCTCGACTTGATCGACACACCGCACAGCCATGCGTCCGCTCACGAGGCAGTCGCGTTGGTGCGTGCGGGCCGGGCCAGTCTGCTCATGAAAGGCAGCCTGCATACAGACGAACTCATGCATGAGGTGGTCCAGACGCAGACCGGACTACGCACAGACCGACGCCTGAGCCATGTATTCATCATGGACGTTCCAACCTACCCGGAGCCGCTCTTTATCACCGATGCAGCGATCAATATTGCGCCAGACCTGAACTGCAAGGCCGATATTGTCCAGAATGCAATCGACCTGCATCTGGCACTTGGACTGGGCACGCCCAGGGTAGCCATTCTGTCCGCAGTTGAACAGATCAACCCCAAGATTCCGACCACACTGGAGGCAGCGGCACTCTGCAAGATGGCGGACCGCGGGCAGATCACAGGAGGCATCCTGGATGGCCCTCTTGCGATGGACAATGCGATCAGTCCAGAGGCAGCCTCCATGAAGGGACTAAAATCCCCGGTGGCGGGGCATGCACAGATTCTGATTGTTCCGGATCTTGAGGCTGGCAACATGCTAGCCAAGAACCTGTCGTTTCTTGCTGGAGCACTGGCCGCCGGTATTGTTCTGGGTGCCCGAGTACCCATCATCCTGACCAGCCGGGCAGACACACGTCAAGCTCGTCTGGCGTCTTGTGCAGTCGCGGCCGTCTATGCCCATAAACGACTGGAACAGGCTGCTGCCACGCCGGTGTGA
- a CDS encoding phosphoglycerate kinase, whose amino-acid sequence MAVMTLAQLAQAGQLRGKRVFIRADLNVPLDDARHITEDTRIRASVPGIQMALDAGASVMVTSHLGRPKEGVLTPEDSLAPVAQRLSELIGKPVRLQADWVDGVMIEPGEVVLLENCRVNPGEKKDDPDLAQKMAALCDVYVNDAFGTAHRAEATTHGLALHAPVACAGPLLAAELDALGKALLEPRRPLVAIVGGSKVSSKLSILNSLADKVDQLIVGGGIANTFMLAAGLSIGKSLAEPDQVDQARTVIEKMKARGADVPIPSDVVVATEFSAQAKATVKAADQIQDDDMILDIGPDTTARLAAILANAQTIVWNGPVGVFEFEAFSRGTQGIAQAIADSDGFSIAGGGDTLAAIAKFGISERVGYISTGGGAFLEFLEGKTLPAVAALQKRGEQT is encoded by the coding sequence CGATGATGCACGCCATATCACCGAGGACACGCGCATCCGTGCGTCCGTTCCCGGGATTCAGATGGCACTGGATGCGGGAGCGAGCGTCATGGTCACGTCGCATCTGGGGCGTCCGAAAGAGGGCGTTCTGACACCTGAGGACAGTCTGGCTCCGGTCGCTCAAAGGTTGTCTGAACTGATCGGCAAGCCAGTCAGGTTGCAGGCAGACTGGGTAGATGGCGTGATGATTGAACCAGGCGAAGTGGTTCTGCTGGAGAACTGTCGCGTCAATCCAGGTGAAAAGAAGGATGACCCTGATCTGGCCCAGAAGATGGCTGCACTGTGTGATGTTTACGTCAATGACGCTTTCGGTACCGCCCATCGGGCAGAGGCGACTACCCATGGTCTCGCGCTACACGCGCCAGTGGCGTGTGCAGGCCCGCTGCTGGCTGCAGAACTTGATGCGCTCGGCAAGGCTCTGCTCGAGCCACGACGTCCGCTGGTTGCCATTGTGGGAGGCTCAAAGGTTTCCAGCAAGCTCTCGATCCTGAACTCACTCGCAGACAAGGTGGATCAACTGATTGTCGGCGGCGGCATCGCCAACACCTTTATGCTCGCTGCCGGGTTGTCGATCGGCAAATCACTGGCAGAACCAGATCAGGTCGATCAGGCTCGTACTGTGATTGAGAAGATGAAGGCGCGTGGGGCCGATGTGCCGATTCCGTCGGACGTAGTGGTTGCAACCGAGTTCTCGGCGCAGGCCAAGGCAACGGTCAAGGCAGCTGACCAGATTCAGGATGATGACATGATCCTGGATATTGGGCCCGATACGACTGCGCGGTTAGCCGCCATACTGGCAAATGCGCAGACCATTGTCTGGAATGGGCCTGTTGGTGTATTCGAGTTCGAGGCTTTCAGCCGCGGCACGCAAGGCATTGCCCAGGCCATTGCGGACTCAGACGGGTTCTCGATTGCTGGCGGAGGTGACACGCTTGCGGCAATCGCCAAGTTTGGCATTTCTGAGCGTGTTGGTTATATTTCGACTGGCGGTGGAGCGTTCCTGGAGTTCCTGGAAGGCAAAACATTGCCGGCCGTCGCTGCGCTTCAAAAGCGTGGTGAACAGACCTGA